AAAAATAAAGTTATTATTGTATATAGTAAAAAAAAGGAATACGTTGATGAAATATCAAAAATATTATTATAAATACATATAAGAATTCCATACAGGAATTCTTTAAAAGTGTATGGTAAAATATATATTGAAACACTAAAAAATATTTTAACAAATGGATTAAATGTAGTAGACTTCTTAAATGTCTGGCCATGTACATATAATAAAGAAAGTGATATTATAATAGCTCCTAATGGTGATCTATATAATTGTATATCTGGTATAGGCATAGAAGAATTTAAAATTTGCTCATATAATGAATTTATTAATAATCCAGAAAGATTTTTACAAAAATATTCACAAATGTTAGAAAATCATATCACAGATAAAGTATGTGAAGATTGTAAATATTTACCAATTTGTAACGGTGGATGTAGATATAATGTTTATGTAAACAAAACAAAAAAAGATTGTTGGAAAGTTTTTCATGATACAGTATATGAAGAAATTTTAGAACTATATTATAAATATAAAAATCAGGTGATAATATGAAGATAATAGAAGGAAAGAATTTAAAGAAAAATTTTAAAAATTTAGAAGTATTGAAAGATATAAACTTTTCCATTAATGAGGGTGATTTTACAGTAATTATAGGTAAAAACGGAAGTGGGAAAAGTACATTATTAAAAATTGCAATAGGTTTACTATTACCAGATGAAGGAAGTATAAAAGTACTTAATCGAGACGTAAAAAAAGAATGGAAAAAATTAGCAAAAGAA
This window of the Marinitoga sp. 38H-ov genome carries:
- a CDS encoding SPASM domain-containing protein, producing the protein MYGKIYIETLKNILTNGLNVVDFLNVWPCTYNKESDIIIAPNGDLYNCISGIGIEEFKICSYNEFINNPERFLQKYSQMLENHITDKVCEDCKYLPICNGGCRYNVYVNKTKKDCWKVFHDTVYEEILELYYKYKNQVII